From one Pseudomonas sp. S35 genomic stretch:
- a CDS encoding YceK/YidQ family lipoprotein — translation MRLTSKVLWLALCVPLAGCGTINTVFRPDVVASQNLKASGSHCENVPRIYSGVIYGFCTLNGEPAADKSLKDSSLISHGGGLLPVIAVEFVASGVLDTLVLPYTIYRQNKDGSIEIFR, via the coding sequence GTGAGGCTTACATCCAAAGTCCTGTGGCTTGCCCTGTGCGTGCCGTTGGCCGGTTGCGGAACGATCAACACGGTCTTTCGCCCTGACGTCGTCGCGAGCCAGAACCTGAAGGCTTCAGGCAGCCACTGTGAAAACGTGCCGCGCATCTACAGCGGTGTGATCTATGGGTTCTGTACGCTCAATGGCGAGCCCGCAGCTGATAAAAGCCTGAAGGACAGCAGCTTGATCAGTCATGGCGGCGGCCTGCTGCCGGTTATCGCGGTCGAGTTCGTCGCCTCCGGCGTGTTGGACACACTGGTGCTGCCCTACACGATCTACCGGCAGAACAAGGACGGCAGCATCGAGATCTTCCGTTAG
- a CDS encoding carbamoyltransferase translates to MALTILGLSGALSHDPSAALYIDGKLIAAAEEERFVRDKHAKNRMPYESAKFCLEQAGIKPSDVDVVAIPFAPISLFGEARWHYAKRYWYAPDRALDAILMGNRRYKRYRNKIVWCLEQLGFDPKKIKIEPVEHHLAHASSAYHCSGFQEKTAILGIDGKGEYATTFFGYGENGKIHKIKEFYDPDSLGGLYGAITEFLGFEMLDGEFKVMGMAPYGDASKYDFSRLASFENGELVINTDYANVIGLRRYKEKGKGFYFSPKLIEWLGPKREGDIADEPYIHYAASMQALFEKLALQMIDHYLGDILKDTGKLAFAGGCALNVKLNQKIIARDDVKELFVQPASGDAGTAVGAAAYVSHARGVPVEKMEHVYLGPSYSNEDVIAACAKHESKPTWRKIDNMPQRIAKIMVDGNPVAWFQGRMEFGPRALGGRSIIGCPSATGVADRINHQIKFRERWRPFCPSMLDTVAPQMIKVDHPAPFMTFTFEVSEEWKTRVPEVVHEDGTSRAQVLKREYNPRYYDMMKELEVLTGNGVSLNTSLNRRGEAMICSPKDALDMFFGSDLQYLIMEDILVVKDGVDPYDALG, encoded by the coding sequence GTGGCATTGACGATTCTTGGCCTGTCCGGCGCCCTTAGCCATGATCCTTCCGCAGCCTTGTATATCGACGGCAAGCTGATCGCGGCCGCCGAAGAAGAGCGCTTCGTACGCGACAAACATGCAAAGAACCGCATGCCCTACGAGTCGGCGAAGTTCTGTCTGGAACAGGCCGGCATCAAGCCTTCCGACGTTGACGTAGTGGCGATTCCGTTCGCCCCGATCAGCTTGTTCGGCGAGGCGCGCTGGCACTATGCCAAGCGTTACTGGTACGCCCCGGACCGTGCACTTGACGCGATCCTGATGGGCAACCGTCGCTACAAGCGCTATCGCAACAAGATCGTCTGGTGCCTGGAGCAACTGGGCTTCGATCCGAAGAAAATCAAGATCGAACCGGTTGAACACCACTTGGCCCACGCCTCCAGCGCCTACCACTGCTCCGGTTTCCAGGAGAAGACCGCGATCCTCGGGATCGACGGCAAGGGTGAATACGCCACCACGTTCTTCGGCTACGGCGAAAACGGCAAGATCCACAAGATCAAGGAATTCTACGATCCGGACTCCCTCGGCGGCCTGTACGGCGCGATCACTGAGTTCCTCGGTTTCGAGATGCTTGACGGCGAGTTCAAGGTCATGGGCATGGCGCCGTACGGTGATGCCAGCAAATACGACTTCTCGCGCCTGGCCTCGTTTGAGAACGGCGAGTTGGTGATCAACACCGACTACGCCAACGTCATTGGCCTGCGCCGCTATAAAGAGAAGGGCAAGGGTTTCTACTTCTCGCCGAAACTGATCGAGTGGCTGGGTCCCAAGCGCGAAGGCGACATCGCCGACGAGCCGTACATCCACTACGCCGCCAGCATGCAGGCGCTGTTCGAGAAACTGGCCTTGCAGATGATCGACCATTACCTGGGCGACATCCTCAAGGATACCGGCAAGCTGGCCTTCGCCGGTGGCTGTGCGCTGAACGTCAAGCTGAACCAGAAGATCATTGCCCGCGATGACGTGAAAGAGCTGTTCGTGCAGCCGGCGTCCGGTGATGCCGGTACGGCGGTGGGCGCGGCGGCGTATGTGTCCCACGCCCGTGGCGTACCGGTGGAGAAGATGGAGCACGTCTACCTCGGCCCGTCCTACAGCAACGAAGACGTGATCGCTGCGTGCGCCAAGCACGAGAGCAAGCCTACGTGGCGCAAGATCGACAACATGCCCCAGCGCATCGCCAAGATCATGGTCGACGGCAACCCGGTGGCCTGGTTCCAGGGCCGCATGGAGTTTGGCCCGCGTGCGCTGGGCGGTCGTTCCATCATCGGTTGCCCGAGTGCGACCGGCGTGGCTGACCGCATCAACCACCAGATCAAGTTCCGCGAGCGCTGGAGGCCTTTCTGCCCGTCGATGCTCGACACCGTGGCCCCGCAGATGATCAAGGTCGATCACCCGGCGCCGTTCATGACCTTCACCTTTGAAGTGTCGGAAGAATGGAAGACCCGCGTGCCGGAAGTGGTCCATGAAGATGGCACCTCTCGCGCCCAGGTGCTCAAGCGCGAATACAACCCGCGTTACTACGACATGATGAAAGAACTCGAAGTGCTGACCGGCAACGGCGTGTCCCTGAACACTTCGCTCAACCGCCGTGGCGAAGCGATGATCTGCTCGCCGAAAGACGCGCTGGACATGTTCTTCGGTTCCGACCTGCAGTACCTGATCATGGAAGACATCCTGGTCGTCAAAGACGGCGTGGACCCTTATGACGCGCTCGGCTGA
- a CDS encoding glycosyltransferase — MTRSADRHVLQFCHGYDGPFLDCARQYASLFAGSGYKVTTVFLTGVADPAVAAGCACDEVLFMEFSSKAIRGLKLGAIRELRKIAASRNFSFCIAHRFKPIYIALLGTRLPVIGVHHAFGDYQRRSRKLFAGIFRKRLSLLGVSDAVRDDMRRCLPAWPAARIQTLHNRIDVDALRAIQVPVDAARDALGLSPDEWVVGNVGRLHPDKDQATLLKGFALALPHLPAESRLAILGTGRLEQALKDQARELGVADKVLFLGQVPDARRYFRAFDVFALSSDHEPFGMVLLEAMAAGVPLLATACGGAREVVEGVGILFPFGDAEHLAQGLRHLAAMDQQQQRQCAEMMLERLHTRFSDQAVRDTFWQLPHVIELTAGA; from the coding sequence ATGACGCGCTCGGCTGACCGCCACGTCCTGCAGTTCTGCCACGGCTATGACGGGCCGTTCCTGGACTGCGCACGGCAGTACGCCAGTTTGTTCGCAGGCTCCGGCTACAAGGTGACCACGGTGTTTCTCACCGGGGTCGCCGACCCTGCTGTAGCGGCCGGGTGCGCGTGCGATGAAGTGCTGTTCATGGAGTTCAGCTCCAAGGCCATTCGTGGCCTGAAGCTGGGTGCCATTCGTGAACTGCGCAAGATCGCCGCATCGCGTAATTTCAGCTTTTGTATCGCCCACCGTTTCAAGCCGATCTATATCGCTTTGCTCGGCACGCGGCTGCCGGTGATCGGTGTGCATCACGCGTTCGGTGACTACCAGCGCCGCAGCCGCAAGCTGTTTGCCGGGATTTTCCGCAAGCGCCTGAGCTTGCTGGGGGTTTCCGACGCGGTGCGTGACGACATGCGGCGCTGTCTGCCGGCCTGGCCTGCCGCACGTATCCAGACCTTGCATAACCGCATTGATGTTGATGCATTGCGGGCGATCCAGGTGCCTGTGGATGCGGCGCGCGATGCCTTGGGCCTGTCACCGGATGAGTGGGTGGTCGGCAATGTCGGCCGCCTGCACCCGGATAAAGACCAGGCCACGCTGCTCAAGGGCTTTGCCCTGGCGTTGCCGCATTTGCCGGCCGAGAGTCGCCTGGCGATCCTAGGTACCGGGCGCCTGGAACAAGCGCTCAAGGATCAGGCGCGTGAGCTGGGGGTTGCCGACAAGGTGCTGTTCCTCGGCCAGGTGCCGGATGCGCGTCGGTACTTCCGGGCGTTCGATGTGTTTGCCCTGAGTTCCGACCACGAGCCGTTCGGCATGGTGTTGCTCGAAGCCATGGCGGCGGGCGTGCCGTTGCTGGCAACGGCCTGTGGCGGGGCGCGGGAAGTGGTCGAAGGCGTGGGTATTCTGTTCCCCTTCGGCGACGCCGAACACCTCGCCCAAGGGCTGCGGCACCTGGCGGCGATGGATCAGCAGCAACAACGGCAGTGCGCCGAGATGATGCTGGAGCGCTTGCACACGCGTTTCTCGGATCAGGCGGTACGCGATACCTTCTGGCAACTGCCGCACGTTATTGAACTGACCGCGGGGGCTTGA
- a CDS encoding antimicrobial resistance protein Mig-14 has translation MLNRFQGWRERGWSVVDAPAYSNAWQRFGGSVATHPQVIERLAGLADIPVRYLAWEQGGELQACIATWGRDLALSKDVLKQRGKKGLFDLGNAELILPAAANAQAPLRHRARYLSILNEGRFSGLRPQAEQLAMARTPEELSKKFRYNQRRELRLLEEAGGVVRPVSEFSSAQLAAIYCDLFLRRWGFVATGAERMAEVIELLREWLIGSVVFLNDAPIAVQLVYRVESPEWISVEYVNGGVDPQTRAFSPGSVLSFLNTQSAWEQAREVGKPLRFSFGRADREYKDRWCNPVPVLTV, from the coding sequence ATGCTCAATCGATTCCAAGGCTGGCGCGAGCGCGGCTGGTCCGTCGTTGACGCGCCTGCCTACAGCAACGCCTGGCAGCGTTTTGGCGGCAGCGTCGCCACCCACCCGCAGGTGATCGAACGCCTTGCCGGGCTGGCCGATATCCCGGTGCGCTACCTGGCCTGGGAGCAGGGCGGTGAATTGCAAGCATGCATCGCCACTTGGGGGCGTGACCTGGCCTTGTCCAAAGACGTGCTCAAGCAGCGCGGCAAAAAAGGCCTGTTCGACCTGGGTAACGCCGAGTTGATCCTGCCAGCCGCCGCCAACGCCCAGGCGCCGTTGCGCCACCGGGCGCGCTACCTGTCGATCCTGAACGAAGGCCGTTTCAGCGGCCTCAGGCCCCAGGCCGAGCAATTGGCTATGGCCCGCACCCCGGAAGAACTGTCGAAGAAATTCCGCTACAACCAGCGCCGCGAACTGCGTTTGCTGGAAGAGGCGGGCGGTGTGGTGCGGCCGGTGAGCGAATTTTCCAGTGCGCAGTTGGCGGCGATCTACTGCGATCTGTTCCTGCGCCGCTGGGGCTTTGTCGCCACGGGTGCCGAGCGCATGGCTGAGGTGATCGAGCTGCTGCGCGAGTGGCTGATCGGCTCGGTGGTTTTCCTCAATGACGCGCCTATCGCGGTCCAGTTGGTGTACCGGGTCGAATCGCCCGAGTGGATCAGCGTGGAGTACGTCAATGGCGGTGTCGACCCACAAACCCGTGCGTTCAGCCCGGGCAGCGTCCTGAGTTTCCTCAACACCCAGAGTGCTTGGGAGCAGGCGCGTGAAGTCGGCAAGCCGCTGCGCTTTTCCTTCGGGCGCGCCGACCGCGAGTACAAGGACCGTTGGTGCAACCCTGTGCCGGTGCTGACCGTATGA
- a CDS encoding PIG-L family deacetylase, whose product MSRKQQLLKRHRRNKRVGVLIGLLLLVVIGVWVVWWLPLVLGVLAWVAHEAWFADHLFYAPGDDYRYRFCADAEVTGVHLEGGQLRVDQPVDGAATLVLAITVKSRWLGRFFDPVVEISGADSLDRQAFERGVNGVRYLNLSGLAQDLKVGELRLRGRFCRVQGVPRLWAWANPDYSAQRVMVIAPHADDAELAAFGLYSQAQKPWVVTLTAGEIEAEHYQQMGLDPVEASRIKGRLRAWDSIAVPRWAGVPEAQCVQLGYFCLQLPAMRATPELPVASREADLMDVRLFRQFNAFPLPADQDGSPTWHNLLADLRQLLLMARPQVIVLPHPVLDPHPDHICAQQAVIEALQGLEWQPTTLLGYANHLHDNDRWPMGDAGAGIALPPQFDDTLELRPCSLSLSLAQQRDKAMALGMMHDLQPAPPFKRRVRRWLQRVLAGRARSPYGENEFFRKAVRRHELFWRL is encoded by the coding sequence ATGAGCCGCAAACAGCAATTGCTCAAGCGTCACCGGCGTAACAAACGGGTCGGCGTGCTGATCGGCCTGTTGCTGCTGGTGGTGATCGGCGTCTGGGTCGTCTGGTGGTTGCCGCTGGTGCTCGGTGTGCTGGCTTGGGTCGCCCACGAGGCGTGGTTTGCCGATCATCTGTTTTATGCGCCCGGTGACGACTATCGATACCGGTTCTGCGCGGATGCCGAGGTGACGGGTGTGCACTTGGAAGGCGGGCAGCTGCGGGTTGATCAACCGGTGGATGGCGCCGCCACCTTGGTGCTGGCGATCACGGTCAAGAGTCGTTGGTTGGGCCGTTTTTTTGATCCGGTTGTGGAAATCTCCGGCGCTGACAGCCTGGATCGACAGGCATTCGAGCGTGGCGTGAATGGGGTTCGGTATCTCAATCTCAGTGGTTTGGCGCAGGACCTGAAGGTCGGAGAGTTGCGTTTGCGCGGGCGCTTTTGCCGCGTGCAAGGCGTGCCCCGATTGTGGGCCTGGGCCAACCCGGACTACTCGGCGCAACGCGTGATGGTCATCGCCCCTCATGCCGACGATGCCGAGCTGGCTGCGTTTGGTCTTTACAGTCAGGCGCAAAAGCCGTGGGTCGTGACGCTCACGGCGGGTGAAATCGAAGCCGAGCACTATCAGCAGATGGGCCTGGACCCGGTCGAAGCCTCGCGAATCAAAGGCCGCTTGCGTGCCTGGGACAGCATTGCCGTACCGCGCTGGGCTGGCGTGCCCGAGGCGCAGTGTGTACAGCTGGGTTATTTCTGCCTGCAATTGCCGGCGATGCGCGCAACACCCGAGCTGCCAGTGGCCTCGCGTGAGGCTGACTTGATGGATGTGCGCCTGTTTCGCCAATTCAACGCCTTCCCATTGCCGGCAGATCAGGACGGTTCGCCCACCTGGCATAACCTGCTGGCCGACCTGCGTCAGTTGCTGCTGATGGCGCGCCCTCAAGTGATCGTGCTGCCCCACCCGGTCCTTGACCCTCACCCCGATCACATCTGCGCGCAGCAAGCGGTGATCGAGGCGCTGCAAGGCTTGGAGTGGCAACCGACAACACTGTTGGGGTACGCCAACCATTTGCATGACAACGACCGCTGGCCCATGGGCGATGCCGGAGCTGGCATCGCCTTGCCGCCGCAGTTCGATGACACGCTTGAATTGCGCCCGTGCAGCCTGTCGCTGTCATTGGCGCAGCAACGTGACAAGGCCATGGCGCTGGGCATGATGCATGACCTGCAGCCCGCACCGCCGTTCAAGCGCCGCGTACGCCGCTGGCTGCAGCGCGTGTTGGCGGGGCGGGCGCGGTCGCCTTATGGTGAGAACGAGTTTTTCCGCAAGGCCGTGCGACGGCATGAGTTGTTCTGGCGTTTGTGA
- a CDS encoding glycosyltransferase, with protein MKVLFLVQKEQRAILDRLYEGIAAHCECDTRWLSSDEQRNLRAYFRREVDVSRYDRIVFFLRFKQEIRQAGFIRTIPNLVILEHDAYQNYIPCKYTGKFSAHYRRLPWARVISSGHMVTERLRAEGFDAVFVPKGYDQTLLQAQGLERDIELAFVGSTNSVAYSGRKALLDELARVEPLVVTRTKSGEEYCATLNRIRFFVSADVGMGEYMIKNFEAMACGCVLLAFDQGAAENEALGFKDKVNVVFYKDIPQLQEKLAELRSNPQLAQDIARNGQDLAVSQFSFARIGQRIVEALAPPLRPRAPLSVLEKLRLKLGV; from the coding sequence ATGAAAGTTTTGTTTCTGGTGCAGAAAGAACAGCGCGCCATTCTGGATCGCTTGTACGAAGGCATTGCCGCGCACTGCGAGTGCGATACCCGCTGGCTGAGCAGTGACGAGCAGCGCAACCTGCGCGCTTACTTTCGGCGTGAAGTCGATGTGAGTCGTTATGACCGCATCGTGTTCTTCCTGCGCTTCAAGCAGGAAATCCGTCAGGCCGGATTTATCCGCACGATCCCGAACCTGGTGATCCTTGAGCACGATGCCTACCAGAACTATATCCCGTGTAAATACACCGGTAAGTTCAGTGCGCACTACCGCCGCCTGCCCTGGGCGCGGGTGATCAGCTCCGGTCATATGGTGACCGAGCGCCTGCGCGCCGAAGGTTTTGATGCGGTATTCGTGCCCAAGGGGTACGACCAGACGCTGTTGCAGGCCCAGGGCCTGGAGCGCGACATTGAGCTGGCATTTGTCGGCAGTACCAACAGCGTGGCCTATAGTGGTCGCAAGGCATTGCTTGATGAGTTGGCTCGGGTTGAACCTTTGGTGGTCACACGCACCAAATCCGGTGAGGAATACTGCGCGACCCTTAACCGGATCCGGTTTTTCGTCAGTGCTGACGTGGGCATGGGCGAGTACATGATCAAGAATTTCGAAGCCATGGCCTGCGGCTGTGTGCTGCTTGCGTTTGATCAGGGGGCTGCGGAAAACGAGGCCCTTGGCTTCAAGGACAAGGTCAATGTGGTGTTCTACAAGGACATCCCGCAGTTGCAGGAGAAGCTCGCCGAGCTGCGATCCAACCCTCAGTTGGCGCAAGACATCGCACGTAACGGGCAAGACCTTGCTGTCAGCCAGTTCAGCTTTGCGCGGATCGGCCAACGTATTGTCGAAGCCCTGGCGCCGCCCTTGCGCCCCCGTGCCCCATTGAGTGTGCTGGAAAAGTTGCGCCTGAAACTGGGCGTTTGA
- a CDS encoding glycosyltransferase family 2 protein — MQFSDQSDITLVVTSCGRFDLLKRTLESFDLFNTAAIREVFITEDSGDEAVRQAIPEHWRSHCTFLINRPKLGQLASVDLAYESVKTPYIFHCEDDWAFYRPGFVEDSKAVLEQRPDILQVWLRNFVYDLQVHSPYIHRGPREVIDGVPCYPLLSDKPEWQGFSLNPGLRRMKEYRLCAPFAGFEGEKGLSKRYAQLNLAAVTLEGDAVLHTGFGLHVATAEERLTKARRKRRERIKLAVMLILGIGIGWLIH; from the coding sequence ATGCAATTCTCCGACCAAAGCGACATAACGCTCGTAGTGACCAGTTGCGGTCGCTTCGACTTGTTGAAGCGCACACTCGAGAGCTTCGACCTGTTCAATACGGCAGCCATACGCGAAGTCTTCATTACCGAAGACTCGGGCGATGAGGCGGTACGCCAAGCGATTCCGGAGCACTGGCGCAGTCATTGCACGTTCTTGATCAATCGCCCGAAGCTTGGGCAACTGGCATCCGTCGACCTGGCCTACGAGTCGGTCAAAACCCCTTACATATTCCATTGCGAAGATGATTGGGCATTCTATCGACCCGGTTTCGTTGAGGACTCCAAGGCGGTATTGGAGCAGCGCCCGGATATTCTTCAAGTCTGGTTACGTAATTTCGTATACGACTTGCAGGTGCACAGCCCTTATATTCACCGGGGGCCGCGCGAGGTGATCGACGGGGTGCCGTGTTATCCGTTGTTGTCCGATAAGCCGGAATGGCAGGGGTTCTCGCTGAACCCGGGCCTGCGGCGCATGAAGGAATATCGGTTGTGCGCACCGTTTGCCGGGTTCGAGGGTGAGAAGGGGCTTTCCAAGCGTTACGCACAGTTGAATCTGGCCGCCGTTACCCTGGAAGGTGATGCGGTGCTGCACACCGGCTTCGGTTTGCATGTGGCAACGGCGGAGGAGCGCTTGACCAAGGCACGGCGCAAGCGGCGAGAGCGGATCAAGCTGGCAGTCATGCTGATCCTGGGAATTGGTATCGGCTGGTTGATCCATTAG
- a CDS encoding glycosyltransferase, which produces MSILNIMWAGGSAYASVQKVHQQILSHADSHVPVHTWLLQGSAAGCDGLVEQAVEWNLSSARLKGRHLWKLLMPWMRARFQKALPGDVQVVLLDGIGVARVLLPLLKQLPHIRAVVIFHGSTRLRSADQKLCEQFPASQLTLTAVSQTLASSLEGYLKRPVAVLRSAFDPGVFRAAALSREQARSRLGLPPVGSPVLGAVGRLVDGKGFSCLLEAFAGVAAQHADARLVIVGEGPARSVLEARIKVLGLHGKVSLPGHLPDAATLYRAFDWVAIPSTEEGLGLILQEAVMAGVPVLTSELAVFREQLGDAGWYAPADDAASWGRLMERAFASSGEDVVEAQSRALAPEQAWSDFTQTTRRLFSCR; this is translated from the coding sequence ATGAGTATTCTCAACATCATGTGGGCCGGTGGTTCTGCATATGCCTCGGTGCAGAAGGTTCATCAGCAAATTCTGTCTCACGCAGACAGTCATGTGCCGGTCCATACCTGGTTGCTTCAAGGCAGTGCGGCCGGCTGCGATGGCCTGGTCGAGCAGGCTGTCGAGTGGAACCTCTCATCTGCACGTCTCAAGGGCCGGCACCTGTGGAAGTTGCTGATGCCCTGGATGCGCGCGCGTTTCCAGAAAGCCTTGCCCGGGGATGTGCAGGTTGTGCTCCTGGACGGCATCGGCGTCGCACGTGTGCTTTTACCTCTGCTCAAGCAGTTGCCGCACATACGGGCCGTGGTCATTTTTCATGGCTCCACGCGTTTGCGCAGCGCAGATCAAAAGCTGTGCGAGCAGTTTCCGGCGTCGCAGCTGACACTGACGGCGGTATCGCAAACCCTGGCCAGCTCGCTTGAGGGCTACCTCAAACGGCCAGTGGCCGTGTTGCGCAGCGCCTTCGACCCTGGTGTCTTCCGGGCTGCGGCGCTTTCCCGTGAACAGGCGCGATCCCGCTTGGGCCTGCCGCCAGTGGGCTCGCCCGTGCTGGGCGCGGTTGGTCGGCTGGTCGATGGCAAGGGGTTTTCCTGTTTGCTGGAGGCCTTTGCCGGCGTGGCGGCCCAGCACGCGGATGCACGTTTGGTGATCGTCGGCGAAGGGCCGGCAAGGTCTGTGCTTGAGGCGCGTATCAAGGTGCTTGGCTTGCACGGCAAGGTGTCGTTGCCGGGGCATCTGCCGGACGCTGCAACCCTTTACCGCGCGTTTGACTGGGTAGCCATTCCGTCGACGGAAGAAGGGTTGGGGTTGATTCTGCAAGAGGCCGTGATGGCGGGTGTGCCTGTGCTGACCAGCGAACTGGCGGTGTTTCGCGAGCAGTTGGGTGATGCGGGCTGGTATGCCCCGGCAGACGACGCCGCGTCTTGGGGGCGCCTCATGGAGCGCGCGTTTGCGAGCTCCGGCGAGGACGTTGTCGAGGCGCAGTCGCGGGCGCTGGCGCCAGAGCAGGCCTGGAGCGATTTCACGCAAACCACCCGGCGGCTGTTCTCATGCCGCTAG
- a CDS encoding toluene tolerance protein has translation MIEGAKILEKDSYGPKVYLLTDGNILKLFRRKRLFSSALFRPYSKRFIDNVAQLQQRGIPTLTVLAFFQLEAPGMTAVLYRPLPGETLRQISNREGFDWHTNLDPLVALIRRLHGAGIYFRSLHLGNIVVTPDNEMGLIDVADMRFLRAPLNPELARRNLQHFARYIAREKLNERFPMQALEQALLAA, from the coding sequence ATGATTGAAGGTGCCAAAATCCTCGAAAAGGACAGCTATGGCCCCAAAGTCTACCTGCTGACCGACGGGAATATCCTCAAACTGTTTCGCCGCAAGCGTCTGTTTTCGTCCGCGCTGTTTCGCCCGTACTCCAAGCGATTCATCGACAACGTGGCACAGTTGCAGCAGCGCGGGATCCCCACACTGACCGTACTGGCGTTCTTCCAACTGGAGGCGCCCGGCATGACCGCCGTGCTGTACCGCCCGCTGCCTGGTGAAACGCTGCGTCAGATTTCCAACCGCGAAGGCTTTGACTGGCATACGAACCTCGACCCGCTGGTGGCGCTGATTCGACGCCTGCACGGTGCAGGGATCTACTTCCGATCGTTGCACCTGGGCAATATCGTGGTCACGCCTGACAACGAAATGGGCCTGATCGATGTCGCCGACATGCGCTTCCTGCGTGCGCCCTTGAACCCGGAGCTCGCGCGTCGCAACCTGCAACATTTCGCACGTTATATTGCGCGCGAGAAGCTGAACGAGCGCTTTCCAATGCAAGCACTGGAGCAAGCGCTGCTAGCGGCATGA
- a CDS encoding O-antigen ligase family protein gives MQASRWAQVWMVLGLLWFLLAIAFAPTNKMYQQGLTLFLWLPAMVFAWSAREQLKAVWHAQRWMCVMVGLLAVWGAISLSWTNTEDPSREAKRLLYVGAFLLFFPVFAGGQTERVIRVMQWGGFGLALSALVAIIKFYGFEHNAWSARLEGLGQLSHPILGAYVIGLAAIWLLHWVPRGRWMQAGWVLAVGLLGLFVVLSQSRGAALALLLTVVAMPAWCRDRRSTVIAIGAALAALAVFFAMQSLMLSRGVSYRPQIFMAALQMISERPWTGLGLGGDYKVFADNLYFDHSHNLFTHVSIELGLPGLLLWCGLWFGVLWQAWKVRDTLYGKGIIGMWVFSFLAMQFDAASLTGTPRAEWFISWLPIALASVLVWARAKPDACDKVRVLSNQ, from the coding sequence ATGCAAGCAAGTCGTTGGGCGCAGGTATGGATGGTTTTGGGGTTACTTTGGTTTTTGCTCGCTATTGCCTTCGCGCCGACCAATAAGATGTATCAACAAGGATTGACGCTGTTTCTCTGGTTGCCGGCCATGGTGTTCGCCTGGTCGGCCCGCGAGCAACTCAAGGCGGTCTGGCACGCGCAGCGCTGGATGTGCGTGATGGTGGGCCTGTTGGCTGTCTGGGGGGCGATCAGCCTGTCGTGGACCAATACCGAAGACCCTTCGCGCGAGGCCAAGCGCCTGCTTTATGTCGGCGCCTTCCTGCTGTTTTTCCCGGTGTTTGCCGGTGGCCAGACCGAACGTGTCATTCGCGTGATGCAGTGGGGCGGTTTTGGCCTGGCGTTGTCAGCACTGGTGGCCATCATCAAGTTTTATGGCTTTGAGCATAATGCCTGGTCTGCCCGTCTTGAAGGCTTGGGCCAATTGTCCCACCCCATCCTGGGGGCCTACGTGATCGGCCTGGCAGCGATCTGGTTGCTGCATTGGGTGCCGCGTGGGCGCTGGATGCAAGCAGGATGGGTGCTGGCGGTCGGGCTGCTCGGGCTGTTTGTGGTCCTGAGCCAAAGCCGTGGCGCTGCCCTGGCGCTGCTGTTGACGGTCGTGGCCATGCCGGCCTGGTGCCGTGATCGTCGTTCCACCGTGATTGCCATTGGCGCGGCGCTGGCTGCGCTGGCCGTGTTCTTCGCCATGCAGTCTCTGATGCTGTCCCGTGGCGTGTCGTACCGCCCGCAGATCTTCATGGCCGCGCTGCAGATGATCTCCGAGCGCCCGTGGACCGGCCTTGGCCTGGGCGGGGACTACAAGGTATTTGCCGATAACCTCTATTTCGATCACTCCCACAACCTGTTCACCCACGTGAGCATCGAGTTGGGCCTGCCGGGCCTGTTGTTGTGGTGCGGGCTGTGGTTCGGTGTGCTGTGGCAAGCCTGGAAGGTACGCGACACGCTCTACGGCAAGGGCATCATCGGGATGTGGGTGTTTTCGTTCCTGGCCATGCAGTTCGACGCCGCCAGCCTGACGGGTACGCCGCGGGCCGAGTGGTTCATCTCCTGGCTGCCGATCGCCCTGGCCAGTGTTTTGGTCTGGGCTCGGGCCAAACCCGATGCTTGTGATAAAGTTCGCGTCCTATCCAATCAGTGA